A region of the Sodalis ligni genome:
ATAAATACCCCGGCCAACTGTCGGGCGGACAACAGCAACGGGTCGCCATAGCACGGGCGCTGGCCATGGCGCCGGCCCTGATGCTGTTCGACGAACCTACCTCTGCCCTTGACCCGGAAATGGTATCGGAAGTGCTCGTGGTGATGAAAGAACTGGCCGAAAGCGGCATGAGCATGATTGTCGTTACCCACGAAATGGGATTTGCACGCGAGGTGTCGGACCGGGTCATCATGATGAATGATGGACAGGTAGTGGTTGATTTACCGCCGAAGGAATTTTTCAAACCGGCCAATGACGCAAGACAATCAGCGTTTCTCTCCAAAGTGCTTTGAGGCAAAAACAGCCGGCACTCTCTCATAAGGAAAAAGTGAAATGATAGATAAGAACTTAATCGGCAGCATCCCCCAAGGGGGCGATTCGGCCTTTCCCAAGCAGGAATTCGACAGCCGTATCGCGAAACTCCAGGCCATTTTAAGGGATAAAAGTATCGACTTATATCTCACCAGCGGTGCTGAAAATATATTCTATCTATCCGGCCAGCAAACCCCTGGTTATTACATTTTCCAGTGTCTGGCAATTCCGGTACAGGGAGAACCCTTCCTGGTTCTGCGCGAGCTGGAGTCCTATAACGCCCGCTTCAATACCTACCTGGAAAGTTTATACGGTTACGGCGACGGCTTCTCTCCCGCACAAGCCCTGGCTTCGGCCATTGAACAGGAAGGGTGGAAAGGCAAACGCATCGCTATCGATAGAAGCGCCTGGTTTCTCACGGTGAATATTTTCGCCGAACTTGCCGCCCGCCTGGGGGAAATGCAGGATGGCAGCGGTTACGCCGAATCGCTGCGCCGGGTGAAAAGTCCTCTGGAAATCCTCGCGCTGGAGGAAGCGGCGCGGGAAAATGACGCCGGTATGCGGGCAGGAATACAGGCGGCCAGAGCCGGTGTGGATGAAAACGCCATTGCCGGCGCGATTATGGGCGCGACCATCGCCGCCGGTTCGGAATATATGGGAATGGAACCCTTTGTCACGTCCGGCCCGCGATCCGGCGTTCCCCATACCACCTGGCGCCGTCGCGTGATCCAATCTGGCGATGTGGTGGTATTGGAAACCGCCGGTTGCCATCACCGCTACCATGCCGCGCTTTTTCGCACCATCATGGTGGGGGATGTCCCGCAACAGGCCCGCGATTGGCATAACATCACCCTTGACGCCCTCGCCGCCGCCATGGCAGCCATGAAACCCGGCAATCTGTGTTCCGATGTCCATGATGCGGCGCAGCGGGTGATTGACGCCGGCGGCGCCACGAATGCCTATAGGAAGCGGACCGGGTATAGCATGGGTATCTCTTTTGCCCCTGACTGGGGTGAAGGCAATATTTTACATCTTAATAAAGGCTACGATGTGGAATTGGTTGAAGGCATGGCCTTTCATATTCCCATCACCCTGCGGGAATATGCTCGATTTACCGTTGCCTGCAGCGAAACGGTCATCGTTACGCGGGACGGATGCCGGCCGTTAAGTAAAATTCCTCGGGACTTGATTAATATCTAAATGAACAAGCAAACGTATTTTTTTTAACGTCCTGAAACTTATCGGTAATGGCTTCTGTAATAAATCAGGAGAGCATCAGCAAGTCATTGGTATACCAACGGTATTCATAAATCGCTAGGATCTGGAATATGATGAATTTCAATCTGTTTCGACTTCATTACAACGCCTTAGCGCGCCTTGGGATGGTTTATCTATGATTGAACCTGATGTGGAACTGGCGCGAACTTTGTTCAAGGAGCTCTATGCTATCGGCTACGACGGCATTGGCGTCACGCGCGACACGTATGGGCCGGGGGAACAGCGCGCCCATGACAT
Encoded here:
- a CDS encoding M24 family metallopeptidase, whose product is MIDKNLIGSIPQGGDSAFPKQEFDSRIAKLQAILRDKSIDLYLTSGAENIFYLSGQQTPGYYIFQCLAIPVQGEPFLVLRELESYNARFNTYLESLYGYGDGFSPAQALASAIEQEGWKGKRIAIDRSAWFLTVNIFAELAARLGEMQDGSGYAESLRRVKSPLEILALEEAARENDAGMRAGIQAARAGVDENAIAGAIMGATIAAGSEYMGMEPFVTSGPRSGVPHTTWRRRVIQSGDVVVLETAGCHHRYHAALFRTIMVGDVPQQARDWHNITLDALAAAMAAMKPGNLCSDVHDAAQRVIDAGGATNAYRKRTGYSMGISFAPDWGEGNILHLNKGYDVELVEGMAFHIPITLREYARFTVACSETVIVTRDGCRPLSKIPRDLINI